One stretch of Thalassovita sp. DNA includes these proteins:
- the lysC gene encoding Rz1-like lysis system protein LysC → MLSAGGLSKTICNPWRVAMRLFPLCCALVLSGCLRAPEVVAPPPPVPADLLRPCAGWTGPMPRTEGQLSDALIAEARGRACANARLGAVRQILD, encoded by the coding sequence ATGCTGAGCGCTGGCGGGCTGTCCAAGACGATCTGCAATCCATGGAGGGTCGCGATGCGCCTCTTTCCCCTCTGCTGCGCGCTAGTGCTGAGCGGCTGTTTGCGCGCCCCTGAGGTGGTCGCCCCGCCACCACCGGTGCCCGCCGATCTGCTGCGCCCCTGTGCGGGTTGGACCGGTCCGATGCCTCGCACAGAGGGGCAGCTTTCCGACGCGCTGATTGCCGAAGCGCGGGGCAGGGCGTGTGCCAACGCTCGTCTTGGGGCAGTGCGGCAAATTCTGGATTGA
- a CDS encoding lysozyme, whose amino-acid sequence MSKAEQLAAKAALPVSGGAVVWPFTVAEAAQYATLLNQVVIPSIGVLIALVTLLIKLRVWWRGSRWSRFAKEESGRIRARWWVGGSAAAVIALGLPMTAKWEGLENHAYWDAHGQVWTVCYGETAGVQRGDSYSDVECLSMLQERWGGFHSDMIACVPQLAEAPAEVQAAVTSWSYNVGIGAACKSTLTKHLRRSEWREACNQLPRWRRAGGQVLRGLVNRRADEQRLCLSGL is encoded by the coding sequence ATGAGCAAGGCAGAACAATTGGCCGCCAAGGCGGCGCTTCCGGTAAGCGGCGGGGCTGTCGTTTGGCCGTTCACAGTTGCGGAGGCGGCGCAATATGCCACGCTGCTCAATCAGGTGGTTATCCCGTCAATTGGTGTGCTGATCGCGCTGGTGACGCTGCTGATCAAACTGCGCGTCTGGTGGCGCGGTTCGCGCTGGTCGCGGTTCGCGAAAGAGGAAAGCGGGCGGATCCGGGCGCGCTGGTGGGTCGGTGGTTCTGCGGCCGCTGTCATTGCCCTGGGGCTACCCATGACGGCCAAATGGGAGGGGCTGGAAAATCATGCTTACTGGGATGCGCATGGGCAGGTCTGGACGGTCTGTTATGGCGAGACAGCCGGGGTGCAGCGGGGCGACAGTTACAGCGATGTCGAATGCCTCTCGATGCTCCAGGAGCGCTGGGGCGGTTTTCATAGCGACATGATTGCCTGCGTTCCGCAGCTGGCCGAGGCTCCTGCAGAGGTGCAGGCAGCGGTCACCAGCTGGTCCTACAACGTCGGGATCGGCGCGGCCTGCAAATCCACACTGACCAAACACCTGCGGCGGAGTGAGTGGCGCGAGGCCTGTAACCAGCTGCCGCGCTGGCGCCGGGCAGGGGGCCAGGTGTTGCGCGGCCTGGTCAATCGGCGCGCCGATGAGCAGCGCCTGTGCCTATCGGGGCTGTGA
- a CDS encoding phage tail protein: MPTTFDPPKRPSTRGFRIKEASARQRVMLEGGYSQRAAVGPHPTAVSGKITFANLTVAEKEEIVSFLRDRRGVEAFFFQLPSEMQPRLWTCAEWDIAPEKNKVDWRVSMTLTEEFDLS; the protein is encoded by the coding sequence ATGCCGACGACATTTGATCCACCTAAGCGGCCCAGCACGAGGGGTTTTCGGATCAAGGAAGCATCGGCACGGCAACGCGTGATGCTTGAAGGGGGGTATTCCCAGCGGGCTGCTGTAGGGCCGCACCCGACTGCTGTGTCGGGCAAGATCACATTCGCAAATCTGACCGTCGCAGAGAAAGAGGAAATTGTTTCCTTCCTGCGCGACCGGCGCGGTGTCGAAGCTTTCTTTTTCCAATTGCCGAGTGAGATGCAGCCGCGGCTCTGGACTTGCGCCGAATGGGACATCGCCCCTGAAAAAAACAAAGTGGATTGGCGGGTCAGTATGACCCTAACTGAAGAGTTTGATCTGAGCTGA
- a CDS encoding phage minor tail protein L, whose product MQNVDERIQREHEGFVATEDIELYTVDATAFGGGQYHFTPAPVLADDGSRVAPTFGGITYTVVPMESEGWDWSSGELPKPLVRFHIAQEVGNLDSRVAALFALLEQFDDLVGAKAYRTITKRRFLDDGSDPDPSAHMGVEVYEIVQKAAQQPTLLEMRLSSALDVEGVMLPAGQILSRCRFRYRVPDGQGGFSMRSCQYAGASMFDAQGNPVADPALDRCGKQLSDCRLRFGETETLPFGGFPGAGRIGVT is encoded by the coding sequence ATGCAAAACGTTGACGAAAGAATCCAGCGAGAACACGAAGGCTTCGTTGCGACCGAGGACATCGAACTTTACACAGTCGATGCCACTGCTTTTGGTGGCGGGCAGTACCATTTTACACCCGCTCCTGTGTTGGCCGACGATGGCAGCCGGGTGGCTCCAACATTCGGTGGGATCACCTACACCGTTGTGCCGATGGAGTCGGAGGGCTGGGATTGGAGTTCAGGTGAGCTGCCAAAACCTTTGGTCCGGTTCCACATCGCCCAAGAGGTTGGAAATCTGGATTCCCGGGTTGCTGCATTGTTTGCCTTGTTGGAGCAGTTCGATGACCTTGTGGGCGCCAAGGCATACCGGACCATCACGAAACGTCGGTTCTTAGATGATGGATCAGATCCTGATCCCAGCGCGCACATGGGCGTAGAGGTCTATGAAATTGTCCAGAAGGCGGCGCAGCAGCCGACACTGTTGGAGATGCGCCTGTCGAGCGCGCTGGATGTTGAAGGTGTGATGCTGCCGGCGGGTCAGATCTTGTCACGCTGCCGGTTTCGTTATCGGGTGCCTGACGGACAGGGCGGGTTCAGCATGCGCAGTTGCCAGTACGCCGGCGCGTCAATGTTCGATGCGCAAGGCAATCCGGTTGCAGATCCAGCGCTGGATCGCTGCGGTAAGCAGCTCTCCGATTGTCGATTGCGGTTCGGGGAAACGGAAACCCTGCCTTTCGGGGGCTTCCCGGGCGCTGGCCGGATCGGCGTTACCTGA
- a CDS encoding Mov34/MPN/PAD-1 family protein — MLPDFYRHPVAPFSAEILAEAGAHAAAESPRESCGLVRAGCYVPCKNRSDTPEVEFVIGQEEMAEAVLAGDLEGIIHSHPGGPWRPSQHDATAQIATGVPWAILVPGETGAELACHWGTQRPPVFDEAGHHVPRRFKHQIADCYSLMEDYFSQECGLSLPKVAREWGWWKKGQTLYLDHLQESGFEVISRDPSEYASIARPRDAFLMQLQSPATPNHAGVYLGNGICLDHMFRELSRTSAIQPRFNEITHWLRHKNL, encoded by the coding sequence ATGCTGCCTGATTTCTATCGTCATCCAGTGGCGCCGTTCTCCGCAGAGATACTGGCCGAAGCGGGGGCACACGCGGCCGCTGAATCGCCTCGGGAATCCTGCGGCTTGGTTCGGGCCGGCTGCTATGTCCCATGCAAAAACCGCTCGGACACCCCCGAGGTTGAGTTTGTCATTGGTCAGGAGGAGATGGCTGAAGCTGTTCTGGCGGGTGACCTAGAGGGCATCATCCATTCGCATCCTGGCGGCCCTTGGCGGCCTAGTCAGCATGACGCAACTGCTCAGATCGCGACTGGCGTTCCATGGGCAATCTTGGTTCCGGGTGAAACCGGGGCGGAGCTGGCTTGTCATTGGGGTACTCAACGCCCACCGGTTTTTGATGAGGCCGGGCATCATGTCCCGCGCCGCTTCAAGCACCAGATCGCGGACTGCTACAGTCTGATGGAAGACTATTTTTCGCAGGAGTGCGGCCTCAGCTTACCCAAGGTGGCGCGTGAGTGGGGCTGGTGGAAGAAGGGGCAAACCCTCTATCTGGATCATCTGCAGGAATCTGGGTTTGAGGTGATTTCACGCGATCCCAGCGAATACGCATCGATCGCGCGACCACGCGATGCGTTCCTGATGCAGCTTCAATCGCCTGCCACACCGAACCACGCCGGCGTCTATCTTGGAAACGGCATTTGTCTGGATCACATGTTTCGGGAGCTATCGCGGACTTCCGCGATCCAGCCCCGTTTCAACGAAATCACCCATTGGCTGAGACACAAAAACCTATGA
- a CDS encoding host specificity protein J, whose product MGVVSPVTGRKKGGGGGKVVEDNLLTDSTAYILGLVSEGEIEGLANSDDPEQCIFLDDVPLRNADGSYNFEGISWAFYTGTATQPAMPGFAAVRNEVGVNAKVEQANPIERTVTTAEIDAVSVKVSTPAMMRLTSKGDRLESEVAFRIEMQVGAAAAVTVKSDIISGKTTSGYQRGYRIELPQERPVTIRVVRETPDAENENTQNAIYFASLTEIVDAKLSYPHCALLGLAVPAKAVGGSVQKITVKVRGMKCLIPSNYDPVARTYDESTMWDGTFKVAWTRCPIWALYTTFVQDRWGLGQHVSASMFDKWTAYQIGKYCDELVPDGSGGMEPRFSIDGEMSNREAAFAWITRISAAFRGTTYWGAGAIVPVQDAPAAPVRLVTNSDVAGGAFRYSGTPKASRHTTAVVTLQDTTDHHRMKALIAYDDPDAIERYGERLKEITAPFMSSVGEGLRAAKWAVDTDTTQKEMVSYEAGFSHQAIRPGNIVMVSDKNRVGVRLAGRIAALSMHVGGSLITLDAPVSLEPEDYNSIIVSDDLGATHELEVLSAGDDIKTLQLAGSLPENVVPGGRFAVQTVFVKPRQYRVLRNKPDQKKTTFEITAVEHDPAKFLRVEQGISIDADPGHLLPTISAPTAPAGLSLQAYLKPRPGSESQLMLEASWQQSDNPLVSQYAIATRSVGGSWKIRPSVDESNIEWPADKLASGRYEIKVAAVSQLGQRSPFASAFVDFDLLSVVAPSPEGWGGNPGHDTITLFGPEYEAASFKAFAIYGATAVSDDLVLLDTVTATRYVRSVPPGDAFTRYKIAAITHDGLESDPGPFIDLVPQPSGLDDLAPDVRQEIDAAAYQALQVGSEIDALLSGFAGGTLQGALDTQQAALRAEMETAASVAPVDDFRDDASHWAGGFVFGVEDAKTAPSIVDAYAETSVVSVAEEGEVLQGDGVYRVFSERVRRPFVEGQKIRVRIRTRLVQDPAPDAGNHVHRLYIVGVDSGGNYSHYVSPAAYYQLSVSDGWVVREVTFDPWEIRSTTTNTTFANSVGWGLMPTLNGPDSNVGGAVQQIAWVKIEDVTDTEQLSADLENNYYTLAQTDTAIAASETTLRSEIASASASVLSSDFFEAGTYYNWVTAATVTANEQFDVGSTLSWDISSDTNAGIYFRSDIAAQWKPSGMENADAYEVEVVFELVSGDIAGAGVLFDWRDVNNALKRTAVPLNRYVEPSLAAIPGKIYTARILMERPEWNLAAFAKNQIYLMANYQYVDDGIGRTAKHIKFHKFSAQPVSSIHAEVTEQRASIAELEGSARAAYVLRAAAGGSAADFEMVAWDDADGNDAGSLIRLNADNIIAKGTLSTDKLAVGLPTQNMIPDPMFLNPSLYNTRWISGGTNVSYRSTGTWRPSNGAALQLYSPVTGDKAGGLIANAYFYPVLGERFPVKAGNLYEFSAQFSVHRATGQMIVEWYDEDGNWLAWNKFADLGELGLPIWGGTSSDPEGVDNWPRYGAILEAPAGAAFARPRVEMLGVHGSSTLSDGWVFAHGPVFRQAFSADEPLSSIDTRGVTYIDGGNVIAKTITSQQIDTLEFRSAGLATFGGAIMSANFDGTVDAAGNLLTRGTQGFAITQQGDAVFTNLIARDDIQVGAVSNGVTYASEVAQILQIDQEIFRYSLGAFTSGEFWNIACKTTWRGLGTRAEQDNEGDWHTRKYKTGIKLQWRQRNGASWTGWDTIHTFSKTDSSSWRTDDVVVTKLGAFDEVEVRAVVYGDLGPRLPGSNQGSVRTNVKDVSLYARAIVR is encoded by the coding sequence ATGGGTGTAGTCTCCCCGGTAACCGGCAGAAAGAAAGGCGGCGGCGGCGGTAAGGTCGTTGAAGACAACCTGTTGACTGACTCCACGGCCTACATCCTGGGTCTAGTCAGTGAGGGGGAGATCGAGGGGCTCGCGAATTCCGACGATCCAGAACAGTGCATTTTTCTGGACGATGTTCCTCTGAGAAACGCAGATGGCAGCTACAACTTTGAAGGCATCTCTTGGGCCTTCTACACCGGAACCGCAACGCAACCTGCAATGCCTGGGTTTGCGGCTGTCCGCAACGAAGTTGGCGTCAATGCGAAAGTAGAGCAGGCCAACCCGATCGAGCGCACGGTTACGACCGCTGAAATCGACGCAGTTTCTGTGAAAGTTTCGACACCCGCCATGATGCGGCTGACCAGCAAGGGGGACCGGCTGGAAAGCGAGGTTGCCTTCCGCATTGAAATGCAGGTCGGGGCGGCGGCTGCAGTCACTGTGAAATCTGACATCATCAGCGGTAAAACGACCTCGGGATATCAGCGGGGCTACCGGATCGAACTTCCGCAAGAACGCCCGGTGACCATCCGAGTTGTCCGGGAAACTCCAGACGCGGAGAATGAAAATACTCAAAACGCGATCTATTTCGCATCGCTCACTGAAATTGTGGATGCAAAGCTGTCCTACCCTCATTGTGCGCTTCTGGGGTTAGCGGTTCCGGCCAAAGCTGTCGGCGGGTCAGTGCAGAAGATCACCGTCAAAGTTCGCGGTATGAAGTGCCTGATTCCGTCGAACTATGATCCGGTTGCCCGAACCTATGATGAAAGCACCATGTGGGACGGCACATTCAAAGTGGCTTGGACACGGTGTCCGATTTGGGCGCTCTACACGACGTTCGTGCAAGACCGCTGGGGGCTGGGCCAGCACGTATCGGCCTCGATGTTTGACAAGTGGACAGCCTACCAGATCGGCAAATACTGTGACGAGTTGGTGCCTGATGGTTCCGGCGGGATGGAGCCCCGGTTTTCGATCGATGGCGAAATGTCGAACCGGGAGGCTGCATTTGCTTGGATTACCCGGATATCGGCGGCATTTCGCGGCACCACGTATTGGGGCGCGGGTGCCATTGTACCTGTGCAAGACGCACCAGCTGCGCCAGTGCGTTTGGTTACCAACAGCGACGTTGCAGGTGGCGCCTTCAGATACTCAGGTACTCCGAAAGCGTCACGTCACACGACAGCGGTTGTGACGCTTCAGGACACAACCGATCACCACCGGATGAAGGCGCTCATTGCATATGATGATCCCGATGCGATCGAACGATACGGCGAGCGACTGAAGGAGATCACTGCACCGTTTATGTCGAGCGTTGGCGAAGGCCTCCGCGCCGCCAAATGGGCTGTCGACACAGACACCACGCAAAAGGAGATGGTCAGCTACGAAGCCGGGTTTTCGCACCAGGCAATCAGGCCGGGCAATATCGTGATGGTTAGCGACAAAAATCGCGTTGGCGTTCGTTTGGCAGGACGCATTGCGGCGCTATCGATGCATGTAGGTGGGAGTTTGATCACACTGGATGCGCCAGTTTCTCTGGAGCCGGAAGACTATAACTCCATCATTGTCTCCGACGATCTGGGGGCGACCCATGAGTTAGAAGTGCTTTCGGCCGGCGATGACATCAAGACCCTTCAATTGGCGGGATCTCTGCCTGAAAACGTGGTGCCTGGCGGGCGTTTCGCGGTGCAAACGGTATTTGTAAAACCGCGCCAATATCGGGTCTTGCGGAACAAACCTGATCAGAAAAAGACGACGTTTGAGATCACAGCGGTAGAGCATGACCCGGCAAAATTCCTGCGTGTGGAGCAAGGCATCAGTATTGACGCGGACCCGGGCCACCTTCTGCCGACGATCAGCGCCCCAACTGCGCCGGCTGGCCTCTCTCTCCAAGCATACCTCAAGCCTCGCCCTGGCTCGGAGTCTCAATTGATGCTTGAGGCCAGTTGGCAGCAATCCGACAACCCGTTGGTGTCGCAGTACGCAATTGCCACAAGATCGGTCGGAGGTTCTTGGAAGATACGCCCATCTGTTGATGAATCAAACATCGAATGGCCTGCCGACAAGCTGGCGTCTGGTCGATATGAAATCAAGGTCGCCGCGGTTTCCCAGTTGGGGCAGCGCTCCCCATTCGCTTCGGCCTTTGTGGATTTCGACCTTTTGTCAGTTGTCGCACCGTCTCCGGAAGGCTGGGGTGGCAATCCCGGTCATGACACGATCACTCTTTTCGGGCCCGAATATGAGGCCGCTTCTTTCAAGGCTTTTGCCATCTACGGGGCCACTGCTGTCAGCGATGATTTGGTTTTGCTAGATACGGTCACCGCAACGCGCTACGTCCGAAGTGTTCCACCAGGAGACGCGTTCACACGTTACAAAATCGCCGCGATCACTCATGACGGCTTAGAGAGCGACCCGGGGCCGTTCATTGACCTGGTTCCTCAGCCCTCGGGATTGGATGATCTTGCTCCCGACGTGCGCCAGGAGATCGATGCGGCAGCTTATCAAGCGCTTCAAGTTGGCAGCGAGATCGACGCCCTATTGTCTGGCTTCGCCGGTGGAACGCTGCAGGGTGCCCTAGATACACAGCAGGCGGCCTTGCGGGCCGAAATGGAGACAGCGGCTTCGGTCGCGCCTGTTGATGATTTCCGCGATGACGCCTCTCATTGGGCAGGTGGATTCGTATTTGGCGTAGAAGACGCAAAGACTGCGCCTTCTATAGTAGATGCGTATGCTGAAACCTCGGTTGTCTCTGTCGCGGAGGAGGGCGAGGTTCTTCAAGGCGACGGGGTGTACCGTGTTTTCTCCGAGAGGGTGCGCCGCCCCTTTGTTGAGGGGCAAAAGATCCGAGTTCGCATTCGAACACGATTGGTTCAAGACCCCGCCCCCGACGCGGGGAACCACGTTCATAGGTTGTACATTGTTGGGGTGGACTCCGGGGGAAACTACTCTCACTACGTATCTCCCGCAGCCTACTACCAACTCTCAGTTTCTGATGGCTGGGTCGTGCGAGAGGTCACTTTTGATCCTTGGGAGATCAGATCGACAACCACAAACACAACTTTTGCTAACTCTGTTGGGTGGGGCCTGATGCCAACCCTGAACGGTCCGGATAGTAATGTTGGAGGTGCTGTCCAACAAATTGCGTGGGTTAAAATTGAAGACGTGACGGACACTGAGCAGCTGTCCGCAGATCTTGAGAACAACTATTACACTCTCGCCCAGACTGACACGGCCATCGCCGCCTCAGAGACCACCCTGCGTTCGGAAATCGCTTCTGCGTCGGCCTCAGTTCTTTCGTCTGACTTCTTCGAGGCTGGCACCTACTACAATTGGGTGACTGCCGCGACCGTAACTGCAAATGAGCAGTTCGATGTAGGGAGTACGCTTTCTTGGGACATCTCCTCTGATACCAACGCGGGGATATACTTCAGATCAGACATCGCGGCCCAATGGAAGCCTTCAGGCATGGAAAATGCCGACGCCTACGAGGTCGAAGTGGTCTTTGAGTTGGTATCCGGCGACATCGCTGGGGCCGGGGTCCTGTTCGACTGGCGAGATGTAAACAACGCCCTGAAGCGAACCGCCGTCCCGCTCAACCGGTACGTCGAGCCGTCGTTGGCTGCCATCCCTGGAAAAATCTACACTGCCCGGATCCTGATGGAGCGTCCTGAGTGGAATCTGGCGGCATTCGCCAAAAACCAGATCTACCTGATGGCCAACTATCAATACGTTGATGATGGCATTGGTCGCACCGCGAAACACATCAAGTTTCACAAATTTTCGGCCCAACCGGTAAGCAGCATTCATGCTGAGGTCACTGAACAACGTGCCTCAATTGCCGAGCTTGAAGGTAGCGCGCGTGCCGCCTACGTTCTACGTGCTGCGGCTGGAGGATCTGCTGCTGACTTTGAAATGGTAGCCTGGGACGACGCTGATGGTAATGACGCTGGCTCGTTGATCCGTCTGAACGCTGACAACATCATCGCCAAGGGCACCCTGTCCACAGACAAACTGGCTGTCGGGCTTCCAACTCAGAACATGATCCCGGATCCAATGTTTCTGAACCCTAGTCTGTACAACACCCGCTGGATCTCTGGCGGTACCAATGTGTCTTACCGTTCCACCGGTACATGGCGGCCTTCAAATGGCGCAGCGCTCCAACTCTATAGTCCCGTGACGGGTGACAAAGCGGGTGGACTCATCGCCAATGCTTATTTCTACCCAGTGCTGGGCGAGAGATTTCCGGTCAAGGCTGGCAACCTGTATGAGTTCTCTGCGCAGTTCTCGGTCCATCGGGCAACCGGGCAGATGATCGTTGAGTGGTATGATGAGGACGGAAATTGGCTGGCATGGAACAAATTTGCCGACCTAGGCGAGCTAGGGCTGCCCATTTGGGGAGGCACTTCGTCAGACCCAGAAGGGGTAGATAACTGGCCTCGTTATGGTGCTATCTTAGAGGCTCCTGCCGGTGCGGCATTTGCGAGACCACGAGTTGAAATGTTGGGGGTGCATGGCAGCTCAACATTATCAGATGGCTGGGTTTTTGCGCACGGACCTGTTTTCCGTCAGGCATTCAGCGCGGATGAGCCGCTAAGCTCAATCGACACGCGCGGTGTTACCTATATCGACGGTGGCAACGTCATCGCCAAAACGATCACATCGCAGCAGATCGATACGCTGGAGTTCCGCAGCGCAGGCCTCGCGACCTTCGGCGGTGCCATCATGTCGGCCAACTTCGACGGCACAGTCGATGCCGCTGGTAACCTCCTGACGCGGGGCACGCAGGGTTTCGCGATAACCCAACAGGGTGACGCTGTATTTACCAACCTGATCGCGCGCGATGACATTCAGGTTGGGGCGGTCAGTAACGGTGTCACCTATGCCAGCGAAGTCGCCCAGATACTCCAAATCGACCAAGAGATTTTTCGCTACTCTCTGGGTGCATTCACATCCGGTGAGTTCTGGAACATTGCCTGCAAGACAACTTGGCGAGGCTTGGGGACGCGCGCGGAACAGGACAATGAGGGCGATTGGCACACCCGCAAGTATAAAACAGGGATCAAACTTCAATGGCGGCAGCGCAACGGCGCGTCATGGACCGGTTGGGACACCATTCACACATTTTCTAAGACCGACAGTTCCAGTTGGCGCACCGACGATGTGGTGGTGACTAAGTTGGGTGCTTTTGATGAGGTTGAAGTGCGCGCTGTTGTTTACGGTGATCTCGGCCCCCGCCTCCCCGGTTCCAATCAAGGTTCCGTTCGCACAAATGTGAAAGATGTGTCTCTGTATGCACGCGCAATTGTGAGGTGA
- a CDS encoding DMT family transporter has protein sequence MNVTGAFYGLLAFGIFATHDAVIKYLGGAYSPFQVVFFATLFSFPLVTLMLMQDKTEGHLRPIHPWWTALRTMCSTLNAICVFYAFTVLPLAQVYAILFAMPLLITVLSIPILGEKVGIHRWFAVLVGLIGVIVVLRPGQTELGLGHAAALSSACLGSVASIIVRKVGREERSVVMMIYPMVSNFVVMGSLMIFTYQPMPLPDLAGVGAIALLGFTAGLLLVFAYRASEAAIVAPMQYSQILWATFFGYMFFDEHLDGATVLGAGIIIASGLYILFRESRGGRSENTPVLRNRSRASSAISFRVSTLLRRQRRDGDEG, from the coding sequence ATGAACGTGACCGGCGCATTCTACGGCCTGCTGGCCTTTGGCATTTTTGCGACCCATGATGCTGTGATCAAATATCTGGGCGGCGCCTATTCGCCGTTTCAGGTGGTGTTCTTCGCGACGCTGTTTTCCTTCCCGCTGGTCACCTTGATGCTGATGCAGGACAAGACGGAGGGCCACCTGCGCCCGATCCATCCCTGGTGGACGGCGCTGCGCACCATGTGTTCCACGTTGAATGCGATCTGCGTTTTCTATGCCTTCACGGTGCTGCCGCTGGCGCAGGTCTATGCGATCCTCTTTGCGATGCCGCTGCTGATTACCGTGCTGTCGATCCCGATTCTGGGGGAAAAGGTTGGGATCCACCGTTGGTTCGCGGTGCTGGTCGGCCTGATCGGGGTGATCGTTGTGCTGCGACCCGGCCAAACCGAATTGGGCCTTGGACATGCGGCTGCTCTGTCCAGTGCGTGCCTTGGTTCTGTCGCCTCGATCATAGTGCGCAAGGTCGGGCGCGAGGAGCGTTCGGTTGTGATGATGATCTATCCGATGGTGTCGAACTTTGTGGTGATGGGCAGCCTAATGATCTTCACCTATCAGCCGATGCCGCTGCCGGATCTGGCTGGCGTTGGCGCGATCGCGCTTTTGGGCTTCACCGCGGGCCTGTTGCTGGTCTTTGCCTATCGCGCATCAGAGGCGGCGATCGTGGCGCCGATGCAATATTCACAGATCCTTTGGGCCACTTTCTTTGGCTACATGTTCTTTGATGAGCATCTGGATGGCGCAACGGTGCTGGGGGCAGGGATCATCATTGCCTCGGGCCTTTACATCCTGTTCCGCGAATCGCGGGGTGGTCGGTCGGAAAACACGCCTGTGCTGCGCAACCGGTCGCGTGCCTCCTCGGCGATTTCGTTCCGGGTGTCGACGCTGTTGCGGCGCCAGCGCCGTGACGGGGATGAAGGTTAA
- a CDS encoding transglycosylase domain-containing protein, producing MLQFTLDFSKPQGTGFLVSDVNMRRIFSIALSLFVLILAGAFGYGAIGYWDAVRQADAYAVRADSLIADGRGPNDLGIEQLRQVILVQDPGFLDHAGVDLSTAGAGLTTISQSLAKRLGFEDFHPGIRKIRQTGFAIGLERELAKDQILALWLDSVEMGRGPEGWMTGFFAASESIYSRAPSELTDQEYHRLLAVLIAPGRFRLLESDEELDDRASRIARLTSGDCSPESLSDVWLDACV from the coding sequence GTGTTGCAATTCACCCTCGACTTCAGTAAACCCCAAGGGACAGGTTTCCTTGTTAGTGACGTGAACATGAGACGGATTTTTAGCATCGCATTGAGCCTATTCGTCCTCATTCTTGCGGGGGCCTTTGGCTATGGCGCCATTGGATATTGGGACGCCGTTCGTCAGGCAGATGCGTACGCAGTTCGCGCGGACAGTTTGATCGCTGACGGTCGCGGGCCAAATGATCTAGGCATTGAACAACTCAGGCAGGTTATCTTGGTGCAAGACCCGGGATTTCTTGACCATGCTGGCGTTGATCTCTCTACTGCCGGGGCGGGACTAACTACGATTTCCCAATCCCTCGCCAAAAGACTAGGATTCGAGGATTTCCACCCCGGAATCCGGAAGATACGGCAGACAGGCTTCGCTATTGGTCTCGAACGGGAACTCGCCAAAGACCAGATACTCGCGCTTTGGCTCGACTCAGTTGAGATGGGGCGCGGTCCTGAAGGGTGGATGACGGGGTTCTTTGCGGCAAGTGAAAGCATCTATAGCCGAGCACCCTCTGAGCTCACCGATCAAGAGTATCATCGTCTTTTAGCTGTGCTAATCGCTCCGGGACGGTTCCGGCTTCTTGAAAGTGATGAAGAGCTAGACGACCGCGCTTCGCGGATTGCAAGACTCACATCCGGTGACTGCAGCCCAGAAAGTCTTAGTGATGTTTGGCTCGACGCCTGCGTGTAG